The following are encoded together in the Daphnia magna isolate NIES linkage group LG8, ASM2063170v1.1, whole genome shotgun sequence genome:
- the LOC123475396 gene encoding carboxypeptidase A1-like gives MVIRVVPQTEEQVKFLSALESSSSIDFWTRSVAANRFTDIHVSPESYNRVARALLEHGMNHKIHIANLGVLGKEEQQSIALRRALASNNKAIDVENYHTYEEIMAYLADLASTNPLVSTLVAGTSVEGRQIVQGPTISSDRSANKPIAWFDCIIHAREWITAATCVWIIDTITSGYAGTDAEITALVDQYDWKFVPVANPDGYANSWSNDRLWRKNRAINSGSACVGVDLNRNFPSGFGGEGSSNLPCSETHHGVSALSEPESQTLDALIAADRGRVKAAISMHSYSQLWLSSYSYSSALPVEYPEMMNAMKAGVDALVATYGTPYEYGSTGTVLYIASGTTTDHYYENEGVVHSYTIELRDKGRYGFQLPASQIVSTATETWNGIKAFMNAI, from the exons ATGGTAATTCGAGTAGTCCCGCAGACAGAGGAGCAGGTGAAATTTTTAAGCGCTTTGGAATCAAGCAGCTCTATCGATTTCTGGACACGCTCAGTCGCCGCTAATCGATTCACCGACATTCACGTCAGTCCCGAATC ATACAATCGTGTTGCACGAGCTTTGCTTGAACATGGCATGAACCACAAAATTCATATTGCTAACCTGGGCGTAttgggaaaagaagaacagcAGAGCATCGCTCTTCGCCGAGCACTTGCCAGTAACAACAAGGCCATCGACGTGGAAAACTATCACACCTACGAGGAG ATCATGGCTTACTTGGCCGATTTGGCTAGCACCAACCCATTGGTATCTACATTGGTAGCAGGTACCAGTGTCGAAGGCCGTCAAATCGTTCAGGGACCGACCATCAGTAGCGATCGTTCTGCTAACAAACCGATTGCTTGGTTTGATTGCATCATTCACGCCAGGGAATGGATCACTGCGGCTACTTGCGTCTGGATCATCGATACG ATCACCAGTGGATATGCTGGAACTGACGCCGAGATCACTGCGCTCGTTGATCAATACGACTGGAAGTTTGTGCCTGTTGCTAATCCGGACGGCTACGCCAACAGCTGGAGCAAT GACAGATTGTGGCGAAAAAATCGTGCGATTAACAGTGGCTCTGCCTGCGTCGGTGTTGATCTCAATCGCAACTTCCCGTCTGGTTTTGGTGGGGAAGGATCCTCCAACCTACCTTGCTCAGAGA CCCATCATGGAGTTTCAGCCTTGTCCGAGCCGGAGTCTCAGACTTTGGAC gcTCTAATTGCTGCTGATCGTGGAAGGGTCAAGGCAGCCATTTCTATGCATTCCTACTCCCAACTCTGGCTATCATCGTACTCTTATTCAAGTGCTCTGCCGGTCGAGTACCCTGAAATG ATGAATGCCATGAAAGCAGGCGTTGATGCACTCGTTGCTACTTATGGAACCCCTTACGAATACGGTAGCACAGGCACCGTCCTTT ACATCGCATCGGGCACTACTACGGATCATTATTATGAAAACGAAGGCGTTGTCCATTCGTACACGATTGAGCTCCGCGATAAAGGACGGTACGGATTTCAACTGCCGGCATCACAAATTGTATCGACGGCCACTGAAACCTGGAACGGAATCAAGGCGTTCATGAATGCTATTTAA
- the LOC123475397 gene encoding E3 ubiquitin-protein ligase TRIM32-like codes for MAVSLSSHLMGFSDDTVACSVAQMDEIEDLSTCSVCFSEYNSDKRIAKFLPCFHTFCLECLRSLSSSTVIITCPLCRNTFTCNNGVDNLPSNMYALHIAKMSNKAERAKQLQRLLECWCLSCESVAKLSCYFSNPKHSLVSIRGSTMKEDEDLQKLIKDIPLKKSLAIKKHKQVQAHLNSLMELLKQVEVGLKDQLMKNDLHLAGIMSLDEKLAFAQENKDMTVAAVRETVNFQCDESLAEVANIAEYYELQKRIRIILNLRNSENQVIPTFSLFEDGFYSNWSTAENLSTTDRNLMLVSHLVFTILKRWKIALKVKLPPGSMFTAVSLSSIENRHSPPQLPTVTLVTGHWMT; via the exons ATGGCTGTAAGCCTTTCGTCTCATTTAATGGGTTTCAGTGACGATACCGTTGCGTGTTCCGTTGCCCAAATGGATGAGATTGAAGATCTGAGTACGTGCTCAGTCTGTTTTTCAGAGTATAATAGTGATAAGCGAATCGCCAAGTTTCTCCCTTGTTTCCATACATTTTGCCTGGAGTGCCTTAGG TCACTGTCTTCATCCACTGTTATAATAACATGTCCTCTATGTCGGAACACATTTACATGCAACAATGGTGTGGATAACCTTCCGTCCAACATGTATGCCCTTCATATTGCCAAAATGTCCAACAAAGCTGAGAGAGCTAAACAGTTGCAAAGATT GTTGGAATGCTGGTGCCTGTCCTGCGAGTCAGTTGCCAAATTGTCTTGCTATTTCAGCAACCCAAAACATTCTCTTGTATCCATAAGAGGTAGCACTatgaaagaagatgaagatcTTCAAAAACTGATCAAAGAcatccctttaaaaaaatcattggCTATTAAAAAGCATAAACAAGTGCAAGCCCATCTGAACTCCTTAATGGAATTGTTGAAACAAGTTGAAGTTGGCCTTAAAGACCAGCTAATGAAAAATGATCTTCATCTAGCGGGAATAATGTCTTTGGATGAAAAACTTGCTTTTGCTCAAGAGAATAAAGATATGACTGTTGCAGCTGTTAGGGAAACTGTCAATTTCCAGTGCGACGAATCATTGGCAGAAGTGGCAAATATCGCCGAATATTACGAATTACAGAAAAGGATTAGAATCATTTTGAATCTTCGAAATTCAGAAAATCAAGTCATcccaacattttctttattcgaaGATGGTTTTTACAGCAACTGGTCAACAGCGGAAAACTTGTCTACCACAGATCGAAATCTTATGCTTGTATCGCATCTGGTCTTCACAATCTTGAAGCGATGGAAGATTGCTTTGAAAGTAAAATTACCTCCGGGTTCAATGTTTACAGCAGTCAGCTTATCTTCTATCGAAAATCGACATTCTCCACCACAGCTACCAACTGTCACCCTGGTGACGGGACACTGGATGACCTAG